The Nitrogeniibacter aestuarii genome has a window encoding:
- a CDS encoding chemotaxis protein CheA: MSDFAGMEDLLQDFLVEAGDLLSDVDNKLVDLERAPDDVGLLNEIFRGFHTIKGGAGFLNATNLVELCHLTENLFDKLRNGELKVNPEIMDAILSATGSVRDMFGYLEGGQQPPAADEGLIDSLRRALAGELDGADEDAPAAEAPAAPAAAASAASEGGPNWDQLHSAVTGVPATTAPAASAAKPAPAPVVEAPPAQPKEPPEQIIKAAVGRRASDKPGYSGPSGRREGEKQRDNSIRVDTTRLDQVLNLSGEIGLTKNRLNALRSQILNGDNDNDTLHALDVAVSQLDLLVSDLQNAVMKTRMQPIGRLFQKYPRIARDLARNLGKDVELVLEGEETEIDKTMIEDLSDPIIHLIRNAVDHGVEGKDERKANGKPTKSILKLTARQEGDHIIIMVADDGRGMNAEKLRASAVSKGLITDEEANTMDERQSYNLVFLPGFSTAGQISDVSGRGVGMDVVRTNIQKLNGAIDIKSTQGQGTSFVISLPLTLAILPVLLVRLGDQPLAVPLSMVREILPIEAEEVQEVGGRATMVVRGEVLPILPLANLLGWPQDAQPEYGVLMQTAEQSFILAIDSFAGREDAVIKSLDDFRPNGVAGVTTLSNGQIVLILDMKELLGSPNERHGVPRAELIKRPLLAA, from the coding sequence ATGAGTGATTTCGCTGGAATGGAAGACCTCCTGCAGGACTTTCTCGTCGAGGCAGGCGACCTGTTGTCCGATGTGGATAACAAGCTCGTCGATCTTGAGCGGGCGCCCGACGACGTCGGTCTGCTCAACGAGATTTTCCGCGGGTTTCATACCATCAAGGGCGGCGCCGGTTTTCTGAATGCCACCAATCTGGTGGAACTGTGCCATCTGACCGAGAACCTCTTCGACAAGCTGCGCAATGGCGAACTGAAGGTCAATCCCGAGATCATGGATGCCATCCTCTCGGCGACCGGCTCGGTACGCGACATGTTCGGCTATCTCGAAGGTGGTCAGCAGCCCCCGGCAGCGGATGAAGGCCTGATCGACAGTCTGCGTCGCGCCCTGGCCGGTGAGCTGGACGGTGCCGATGAAGACGCCCCGGCCGCCGAGGCGCCTGCTGCTCCTGCGGCCGCTGCCTCTGCCGCGAGCGAGGGCGGGCCGAACTGGGATCAGCTGCATTCGGCAGTGACGGGCGTGCCCGCCACCACCGCACCCGCTGCCAGTGCAGCCAAGCCAGCGCCGGCGCCGGTCGTTGAAGCGCCTCCGGCTCAGCCCAAGGAGCCGCCCGAGCAGATCATCAAGGCCGCGGTGGGCCGACGCGCCAGCGACAAGCCGGGCTACAGTGGCCCGAGCGGACGGCGCGAAGGCGAAAAGCAGCGCGACAACTCCATCCGCGTCGATACGACCCGTCTGGACCAGGTGCTGAATCTGTCCGGTGAAATCGGGCTGACCAAGAACCGGCTGAACGCGCTGCGCAGCCAGATTCTCAACGGTGACAACGACAACGACACCCTGCATGCGCTCGACGTGGCGGTCAGCCAGCTCGACCTGCTGGTGTCCGATCTACAGAACGCGGTCATGAAGACCCGCATGCAGCCGATCGGTCGTCTGTTCCAGAAATACCCGCGTATTGCCCGCGACCTGGCCCGCAACCTGGGCAAGGATGTGGAGCTGGTGCTCGAAGGTGAAGAGACCGAGATCGACAAGACCATGATCGAGGATCTCTCCGACCCCATCATCCACCTCATCCGCAACGCGGTGGATCATGGCGTGGAAGGCAAGGACGAGCGCAAGGCCAACGGCAAGCCGACCAAATCGATTCTCAAGCTCACGGCCCGTCAGGAAGGCGACCACATCATCATCATGGTGGCGGACGACGGTCGTGGCATGAACGCCGAGAAGCTGCGCGCATCGGCCGTGTCCAAGGGCCTCATCACCGATGAGGAAGCCAACACCATGGACGAGCGCCAGAGCTACAACCTGGTGTTCCTCCCGGGCTTCTCGACCGCAGGTCAGATCTCCGACGTGTCGGGTCGCGGTGTGGGCATGGATGTGGTGCGAACCAACATCCAGAAGCTCAACGGTGCCATCGACATCAAATCGACCCAGGGGCAGGGCACCAGCTTCGTCATCAGCCTGCCGCTGACGCTGGCGATTCTGCCGGTGCTGCTGGTCCGCCTCGGCGACCAGCCGCTGGCTGTGCCCCTGTCGATGGTGCGCGAAATCCTGCCGATCGAGGCCGAAGAGGTTCAGGAAGTGGGCGGGCGCGCCACCATGGTGGTGCGCGGCGAGGTCTTGCCGATCCTCCCGCTGGCCAACCTGCTCGGCTGGCCGCAGGACGCACAACCGGAATACGGCGTGCTCATGCAGACCGCCGAGCAGAGCTTCATCCTGGCCATCGACAGCTTCGCGGGTCGGGAGGATGCGGTGATCAAGTCGCTCGACGACTTCCGGCCGAACGGTGTCGCCGGTGTGACAACGCTCTCCAACGGACAGATCGTGCTGATCCTCGACATGAAGGAACTGCTCGGTAGCCCCAACGAACGGCACGGTGTGCCACGCGCTGAACTGATCAAAAGGCCGCTGCTGGCTGCCTGA
- the cheZ gene encoding protein phosphatase CheZ, which translates to MTKRVNFDDAGDSADLQALFDSIAGSPPEEEKPKLEVVEPKASTGNDSDELQSLFDAVADEFETDDVSVEAVAAEAAPEPEPAAAAPAPAAKPAASVPDNGGDSDELQSLFDSVVQESAHQDVAPAADSVPVEALAADATAGSLMEEAMAAGLSPEHSCDIVYQKIGQMTRKVHDALSELGYDQALQDAAEVMPDARQRLNYIAQMTEQAASKVLNATDIAKPMQDRIENGAVDLKSQWDKVFNNQLSADEFKSLAEKTRDFLGATIEDSRGTNAQLTEIMMAQDFQDLTGQVIKRVVEMAQMVEGQLLGVLIETAPEDKKPAKKVTGDEGLMNGPVVQSEGRDDVVTSQEQVDDLLESLGF; encoded by the coding sequence ATGACAAAACGCGTGAATTTCGACGACGCCGGAGACTCCGCGGACCTTCAGGCGCTGTTCGACAGTATTGCAGGCAGTCCGCCGGAAGAGGAAAAACCCAAGCTCGAGGTGGTCGAGCCCAAGGCAAGCACCGGCAACGATTCGGACGAGCTGCAGTCGCTCTTCGATGCGGTGGCCGATGAATTCGAAACCGATGACGTGTCGGTCGAGGCTGTCGCAGCGGAAGCTGCACCGGAACCCGAGCCCGCTGCCGCGGCGCCTGCGCCCGCAGCCAAGCCGGCCGCATCCGTGCCTGACAACGGTGGCGATTCCGATGAATTGCAGTCGCTGTTTGACTCCGTGGTCCAGGAATCCGCCCATCAAGATGTCGCACCGGCGGCCGACAGCGTGCCTGTCGAAGCGCTCGCCGCGGACGCCACCGCCGGATCGTTGATGGAGGAGGCCATGGCGGCCGGCCTCTCGCCCGAGCACAGCTGTGACATCGTCTATCAGAAGATCGGTCAGATGACGCGCAAGGTGCACGACGCCCTCTCCGAACTGGGATATGACCAGGCGCTGCAAGATGCCGCCGAGGTGATGCCAGACGCCCGCCAACGCCTCAACTACATCGCGCAGATGACGGAACAGGCGGCCAGCAAGGTGCTCAACGCGACCGATATCGCCAAGCCGATGCAGGACCGCATCGAGAATGGCGCTGTCGATCTGAAGAGCCAGTGGGACAAGGTATTCAACAATCAGCTGTCGGCGGACGAGTTCAAGTCGCTGGCCGAAAAGACCCGGGACTTTCTGGGTGCCACCATCGAGGACAGCCGGGGCACCAATGCCCAGCTGACCGAAATCATGATGGCGCAGGATTTCCAGGATCTGACCGGGCAGGTGATCAAGCGCGTGGTCGAAATGGCGCAGATGGTCGAAGGCCAGCTGCTGGGTGTGCTGATCGAAACCGCGCCCGAGGACAAGAAGCCGGCCAAGAAGGTGACGGGCGACGAAGGCCTCATGAACGGGCCGGTGGTGCAGTCCGAAGGCCGGGACGACGTGGTCACCAGTCAGGAGCAGGTCGACGATCTGCTCGAGTCACTGGGTTTCTGA
- the cheY gene encoding chemotaxis response regulator CheY, which yields MADPNMKFLVVDDFSTMRRIVRNLLKELGFTNVDEAEDGVVALQKLGSGGFDFVVTDWNMPNMDGLTLLQTIRKTPNLKDLPVLMITAEAKKENIIAAAQAGASGYIVKPFTAATLSEKLEKIFEKMGKQAAA from the coding sequence ATGGCAGATCCCAACATGAAATTTCTCGTCGTCGATGACTTTTCCACCATGCGCCGTATCGTGCGCAACCTGCTTAAGGAGCTGGGCTTCACCAATGTGGATGAAGCCGAGGATGGTGTGGTCGCACTACAAAAGCTCGGCAGCGGAGGTTTCGATTTTGTCGTGACCGACTGGAACATGCCGAACATGGATGGCCTGACGCTGCTGCAGACCATTCGCAAGACACCGAATCTGAAGGACCTTCCGGTGCTGATGATTACGGCCGAGGCGAAGAAGGAAAACATCATCGCTGCCGCCCAGGCCGGTGCCAGCGGTTACATCGTCAAGCCTTTCACTGCCGCGACCCTCTCCGAAAAACTGGAGAAGATCTTCGAGAAGATGGGGAAGCAGGCGGCCGCCTGA